Proteins encoded in a region of the Paenibacillus sp. E222 genome:
- a CDS encoding extracellular solute-binding protein — protein sequence MVISIKAWMKSGLVLGLIGGILAGCSGGSGSEQAEGEGARGNITSTIYDRGAVPSGMGTIEDNMWSKWINENGPANVKYTAVPRWESQSKLNVLFASGSAPDVIFEFGTPIRNTLFNQKQLMPLDELIENSSVEYKALMEKYPQLKKAGIKSDGKLYEVGRMNEVFPLTSFFIREDWLEKLNLEVPTNEAEMLAVAKAFTENDPDGNGADDTFGIGGLQFGDTAGLFRYMYNANWVNVEDGEIVVGPNHMKEMTAFKRALFEAGVVDKDFLTDKDGAKSKQDFLNGKIGMYAAMTADYTGFAAKELDTLMQNVPDAKLKVIALPSTLVGQYTMVWNNPVQMTAVVNARAKNPEAVIQYIDFLTKTETGRTVKNGFEGTHYTLNEQGCPRISDQEKYKQEISWAGDYAMLYSRLEEGKCGYTEMLFSEEIPSQKEGLRLFKEAREVYMNDLPVGEGVTHSEHMPQLPKELQVKLTNVTTAINDIFTRSIISGSKYTVEQAAAEAQQKWEQGGGPEIETWYKDWWSKEKDNVLVWDDFYEIYEQQQADFKKSE from the coding sequence ATGGTGATATCCATCAAGGCATGGATGAAGTCCGGTCTTGTTCTGGGCTTAATCGGCGGAATACTGGCAGGGTGTTCAGGAGGAAGTGGAAGTGAGCAGGCTGAAGGGGAAGGTGCGCGCGGCAATATAACGTCGACGATCTATGATCGGGGCGCCGTACCAAGCGGTATGGGAACGATTGAGGATAACATGTGGTCCAAGTGGATCAATGAGAACGGCCCGGCCAATGTCAAATATACGGCGGTTCCCCGCTGGGAATCGCAGTCCAAATTAAACGTGCTGTTTGCTTCGGGCAGTGCACCAGATGTTATTTTTGAATTCGGAACGCCTATTCGGAATACGTTATTTAATCAAAAACAACTGATGCCGCTGGATGAACTGATTGAGAACTCCAGTGTGGAATATAAAGCGCTGATGGAGAAGTATCCACAGTTAAAGAAAGCTGGGATCAAGAGCGATGGCAAGTTATATGAAGTAGGCCGAATGAATGAGGTATTTCCGCTGACCAGTTTCTTCATTCGTGAAGATTGGCTGGAAAAGCTGAACCTGGAGGTGCCGACGAACGAAGCAGAGATGCTGGCGGTCGCCAAGGCATTCACAGAGAATGATCCGGATGGGAACGGTGCAGACGATACTTTTGGAATCGGAGGTTTGCAATTTGGGGACACTGCGGGATTATTCCGCTACATGTACAATGCCAATTGGGTGAACGTGGAGGACGGGGAGATCGTTGTTGGCCCCAATCACATGAAGGAAATGACGGCGTTTAAGCGGGCATTGTTTGAGGCGGGGGTAGTAGACAAGGATTTTCTGACCGACAAGGATGGAGCTAAGTCCAAACAGGATTTCCTGAACGGGAAAATAGGCATGTATGCCGCAATGACGGCTGATTACACTGGATTTGCGGCCAAGGAACTGGATACGCTCATGCAGAATGTGCCTGATGCCAAGCTGAAGGTCATTGCCCTGCCTTCCACATTGGTGGGTCAATATACGATGGTATGGAATAACCCGGTGCAGATGACGGCCGTTGTGAATGCCCGTGCCAAAAATCCGGAAGCCGTCATTCAATATATTGATTTTCTAACCAAAACCGAGACAGGCCGAACGGTCAAGAACGGGTTCGAAGGCACTCATTATACGTTGAACGAACAGGGCTGCCCGCGTATATCTGATCAGGAAAAGTACAAACAGGAAATAAGCTGGGCTGGTGATTACGCGATGCTGTACAGCCGCCTGGAGGAAGGCAAATGCGGTTACACCGAAATGCTGTTTAGTGAGGAAATCCCTTCCCAGAAGGAAGGACTTCGCCTCTTCAAGGAAGCAAGGGAAGTATACATGAACGATCTGCCGGTGGGTGAAGGCGTTACCCACTCAGAACATATGCCGCAGCTGCCCAAAGAGCTTCAGGTGAAGCTTACCAATGTGACGACAGCCATTAATGATATTTTCACCCGTTCCATTATCAGCGGTAGTAAGTATACAGTTGAGCAGGCTGCTGCAGAAGCGCAGCAAAAGTGGGAACAGGGTGGTGGCCCGGAGATTGAAACATGGTACAAAGACTGGTGGAGCAAAGAAAAGGACAATGTACTTGTCTGGGATGATTTCTATGAAATCTATGAACAGCAGCAAGCCGATTTCAAGAAGTCTGAGTAA
- a CDS encoding carbohydrate ABC transporter permease yields the protein MRKTRGEQVFYMINYVLLTLVAISCILPLLNIVALSLSDARAVVSGKVGLWPVDFTWFSYHSLMTGTPILNAFWNSVEITLIGTGLSMAVTIMAAYPLSRRHFYHRRFFTMAMVFTMIFNGGLIPTYLVVQNLGLVNSYGALWLPGLVSTYNMLIMRSYFENLPGEVDEAARIDGCGELGLLFRIVLPLSKPLLATIALFYGVGYWNSFMSVMIYINDTSKYNMTVLVQNMIMSNLNVQDFTDPTMISNLTPEGIRAAAVIVMVIPILAVYPFLQKYFVKGVMLGSIKG from the coding sequence GTGAGAAAAACACGAGGAGAACAAGTCTTTTATATGATCAATTATGTGTTGTTAACATTGGTAGCCATCAGCTGTATCCTGCCCCTTCTGAATATTGTGGCTTTGTCGTTGAGTGATGCGAGAGCCGTTGTATCCGGTAAAGTAGGGCTATGGCCAGTCGACTTCACCTGGTTTTCCTATCACAGTCTAATGACTGGGACGCCAATCCTGAATGCGTTCTGGAACAGTGTCGAGATTACGTTAATCGGTACGGGGCTGAGTATGGCTGTTACGATTATGGCGGCGTATCCGCTGTCGCGCAGGCATTTTTACCACCGCAGGTTTTTTACGATGGCGATGGTATTCACGATGATTTTTAACGGCGGATTGATTCCGACTTATCTGGTGGTGCAGAACCTTGGGCTGGTGAACAGTTATGGTGCACTTTGGCTGCCAGGTCTGGTAAGTACGTATAACATGCTGATTATGAGATCGTATTTTGAAAATCTGCCAGGGGAAGTGGACGAAGCTGCACGCATCGATGGATGCGGAGAGCTCGGATTGTTATTTCGGATCGTGCTGCCTCTGTCCAAACCGTTGCTGGCGACCATTGCTCTGTTCTATGGTGTAGGGTACTGGAATTCATTCATGAGTGTGATGATTTATATCAACGACACCTCTAAGTACAACATGACTGTATTGGTCCAAAATATGATTATGTCCAATCTGAACGTGCAGGATTTTACCGATCCGACGATGATTTCGAATCTAACGCCAGAAGGCATTCGGGCAGCGGCCGTAATCGTGATGGTCATTCCCATTTTGGCAGTGTATCCATTCTTGCAAAAGTACTTTGTTAAAGGGGTCATGCTGGGCTCCATCAAAGGGTAG
- a CDS encoding sugar ABC transporter permease has translation MKGELAAGPPRLEPPENEVRQRIRQQRLRRFKTNIPLLLMFLPVILFYLIFRYAPIGGLVIAFKDYNFYDGLWNSPWVGFQHFQTLFSDPRTVEIIRNTLFLSLLSIIVGFPIPIILAIMLNEVRNMAFKRTVQTVVYMPHFFSWVIIAMMIMTVFSLENGIVNRWVEAWTGEPYPFMYNKGSWIAVFVGSGIWKDMGFNAIIFLAALTTIDPSQYEAAQMDGASKMRQIWHVTLPGIRSTIILLLILSMGRVMEVGFDQVYMLQNSNVNEVADVISTYIYRTGLQGAQFSLTTAMGLFESLVAFILIYCANYIARRFNEGLW, from the coding sequence ATGAAGGGAGAGCTGGCCGCAGGGCCGCCAAGGTTGGAACCGCCAGAAAACGAAGTGAGGCAGAGAATCCGGCAGCAGCGGCTTCGCCGTTTCAAGACGAATATTCCGCTACTATTGATGTTTCTTCCGGTGATCCTGTTTTATCTTATCTTTCGTTATGCGCCGATTGGGGGGCTGGTCATCGCCTTCAAGGATTATAACTTCTATGACGGGCTTTGGAACAGTCCATGGGTGGGCTTTCAACACTTTCAGACCTTGTTCAGCGATCCGCGCACAGTGGAGATCATCCGTAATACTCTATTTCTCAGTCTGCTTAGCATTATCGTGGGTTTTCCGATCCCGATTATTCTGGCGATCATGCTGAATGAAGTGAGAAACATGGCGTTTAAGCGGACCGTGCAGACCGTGGTGTACATGCCGCACTTTTTCTCCTGGGTCATCATTGCAATGATGATCATGACCGTATTTTCACTGGAGAACGGAATTGTGAACCGATGGGTGGAAGCCTGGACGGGAGAGCCGTATCCGTTCATGTACAACAAAGGCTCTTGGATCGCCGTGTTTGTCGGGTCAGGTATCTGGAAGGACATGGGCTTTAACGCGATTATTTTTCTGGCGGCACTAACGACCATCGATCCAAGCCAGTACGAAGCTGCACAGATGGATGGGGCGAGCAAGATGCGACAGATCTGGCACGTAACGCTTCCGGGCATTCGCTCCACCATTATTTTGCTGCTTATTCTGTCGATGGGGCGCGTGATGGAAGTTGGATTTGACCAAGTGTATATGCTGCAGAACTCTAACGTGAACGAGGTTGCTGATGTCATCAGTACGTATATTTATCGCACAGGTCTTCAGGGAGCGCAGTTCAGCCTGACGACGGCCATGGGATTATTCGAATCACTGGTCGCGTTTATTCTCATCTATTGTGCCAACTATATTGCACGTCGATTTAACGAAGGTTTGTGGTAA